The Amblyomma americanum isolate KBUSLIRL-KWMA chromosome 6, ASM5285725v1, whole genome shotgun sequence genome has a window encoding:
- the LOC144095469 gene encoding uncharacterized protein LOC144095469, with amino-acid sequence MNARLASAASGGSRSRRFGASPAHFLSGFMTSGYDTGIDALCKSTLLVAVVAALLACGIIYLLVTRWGGKPPVTVHRCEGLACDDPYEALESLLNHTVKPCDDIYEHVCSRWTWNREHVGFLQESLDNYLVQMRAIFETPSANATGAGLASGLRAGGGLYSQCLAAMESRSLTLEEDMFFFLHKFLVSRITDSSTPHDALKVGAEISFTFGLNGLLTLRPQRLDAAAVVYAFKGSALQTSFPAMADLQHYVRIILEAVSAPRAPSLATAVVALDGIVVAHKHRQKSAHKKIPAAELQQKWPALWSLTEVPMKRLAAMSTLASGFLLVRDYENTLDVIRFFETASHADVSWYLVVQMLADLLLFDYITRFELNDKWHVMRACSGAVNKAVTNVWSSLSKQLMLNKTSRDHVSDIFEIIKSTLASNQSYFINFVDNTTFDRIQETLGGISFVSNGELLEIQRNLMLKSGSMSSPTEKFIRNYVAVRHQTRSQSLIWPPNVFWDIASILEMEASASYRDETASLYVSTALQIPHVFYWEEPEHLLNYGTLGALVARELVKSVSPVARINQDEPLWSQEATQSFLKSMICYVGAGVSQRVGNATDFKLELFLWLTSARVAYDALRNDFYDSLHKGKSWTAVQKQFFLRFCLTACESSTATAVSARNKCIWPLAENPAFVQVFNCPQGSFMSSHQKCNA; translated from the coding sequence GTTTCATGACCAGTGGCTATGACACTGGAATCGACGCATTGTGCAAATCGACGCTGCTCGTAGCCGTTGTCGCCGCTTTGCTTGCGTGCGGTATCATATATCTGCTCGTGACCAGGTGGGGAGGCAAACCGCCGGTAACGGTTCATCGCTGCGAGGGCCTGGCGTGCGACGACCCGTACGAAGCTCTGGAAAGCCTTCTGAACCACACCGTAAAACCCTGCGACGACATCTACGAACACGTGTGCAGCCGGTGGACCTGGAACCGGGAGCACGTGGGGTTCCTCCAGGAGTCCCTGGACAACTACCTCGTTCAGATGCGCGCCATCTTCGAGACTCCCAGCGCCAACGCCACGGGAGCGGGGCTCGCCAGTGGCCTGCGGGCCGGCGGCGGCCTCTACTCGCAATGTCTGGCTGCTATGGAGAGCAGGTCGCTCACTCTGGAGGAAGacatgtttttcttcttgcacAAGTTCCTTGTGAGTAGAATAACCGACAGCAGTACGCCGCACGATGCATTGAAGGTGGGCGCGGAGATATCGTTCACGTTCGGCCTCAATGGACTTCTGACCCTGCGCCCTCAGCGGCTCGACGCTGCCGCAGTGGTGTACGCATTCAAGGGCAGCGCCCTACAGACGTCGTTCCCGGCTATGGCCGATTTGCAGCACTATGTCAGGATCATCCTTGAGGCCGTTAGCGCGCCAAGGGCTCCGAGCCTCGCGACCGCTGTGGTGGCGCTTGACGGCATCGTTGTCGCGCATAAGCATCGCCAGAAGTCCGCGCACAAGAAGATCCCCGCAGCAGAGCTTCAGCAAAAATGGCCGGCGCTGTGGTCGCTCACTGAGGTGCCCATGAAGCGCCTGGCTGCCATGTCTACCCTGGCCAGTGGCTTCCTGCTCGTCCGCGACTATGAGAACACCCTGGACGTGATTCGTTTCTTCGAAACCGCGTCGCATGCGGACGTCTCGTGGTACCTCGTCGTTCAAATGCTGGCTGACCTTCTGCTCTTTGACTACATAACCAGGTTCGAGCTGAACGACAAGTGGCACGTGATGCGCGCCTGCTCTGGGGCCGTGAACAAGGCGGTGACAAACGTGTGGTCCTCCCTGAGCAAGCAGCTGATGCTGAACAAAACGAGCCGCGACCACGTCTCTGACATCTTCGAGATCATCAAATCGACGCTCGCTTCCAATCAGAGCTACTTCATAAACTTCGTGGACAACACCACCTTTGACAGGATACAGGAGACACTCGGTGGTATTTCATTCGTGTCCAATGGAGAGCTCTTAGAAATTCAGCGCAACCTCATGTTGAAGAGCGGTTCTATGTCGTCGCCGACCGAGAAGTTCATCCGCAACTACGTAGCCGTTCGCCATCAAACCCGATCCCAGTCGCTGATATGGCCGCCGAACGTCTTCTGGGACATAGCCTCGATTCTGGAGATGGAGGCGAGTGCCTCCTACAGAGATGAAACAGCTTCCCTGTACGTCTCCACGGCGCTTCAGATCCCCCACGTCTTCTACTGGGAAGAACCCGAGCACCTGCTCAACTACGGCACCCTCGGCGCTTTGGTGGCCAGGGAGCTGGTGAAATCCGTCTCTCCTGTCGCCCGCATCAACCAGGATGAGCCGCTGTGGTCCCAAGAAGCCACGCAGTCGTTCTTGAAGAGCATGATTTGCTACGTGGGCGCCGGCGTCTCCCAGCGCGTGGGGAACGCTACCGACTTCAAGTTGGAGCTCTTTCTCTGGTTGACGAGTGCCCGGGTGGCATACGACGCGCTCAGAAACGACTTTTATGACTCTCTCCACAAAGGCAAGTCGTGGACCGCGGTGCAGAAGCAGTTCTTCCTGCGCTTCTGCCTCACGGCTTGCGAGTCGTCGACCGCCACAGCAGTGAGCGCGCGCAACAAGTGCATTTGGCCACTGGCCGAGAACCCTGCTTTCGTCCAGGTGTTCAACTGTCCGCAGGGCTCGTTCATGTCGTCGCATCAAAAGTGCAATGCTTAG